The following coding sequences lie in one Miscanthus floridulus cultivar M001 unplaced genomic scaffold, ASM1932011v1 fs_784_1, whole genome shotgun sequence genomic window:
- the LOC136533079 gene encoding uncharacterized protein gives MSSQLIEDHRSGAEVHAGREVCTRKSREFMVELGLPDGLLPLPTLDEVGYNRSTGFVWLRQAAGVTHTFDSIGKQVWYDKDVTAFVEPGRMHSLAGVKSKELLIWVTISEIVLSPSGTKIVFRTPAGLGRAFPVTAFQLKPAAEEEAAAAAAAN, from the coding sequence ATGTCGTCGCAGCTGATCGAGGACCACCGGTCGGGCGCGGAGGTGCACGCCGGGCGCGAGGTGTGCACGCGCAAGTCCCGCGAGTTCATGGTGGAGCTGGGCCTCCCCGACGGGCTCCTCCCGCTGCCCACCCTCGACGAGGTGGGGTACAACCGCTCCACGGGCTTCGTGTGGCTCCGCCAGGCAGCCGGCGTGACCCACACCTTCGACTCCATCGGCAAGCAGGTGTGGTACGACAAGGACGTGACGGCGTTCGTGGAGCCCGGCCGGATGCACAGCCTCGCCGGGGTCAAGAGCAAGGAGCTCCTCATCTGGGTCACCATCTCCGAGATCGTCCTCAGCCCATCGGGCACCAAGATCGTGTTCCGCACCCCCGCGGGGCTCGGCCGCGCCTTCCCCGTCACCGCCTTCCAGCTCAAGCCcgcggccgaggaggaggccgccgccgccgccgccgccaactgA